One region of Salvia miltiorrhiza cultivar Shanhuang (shh) chromosome 3, IMPLAD_Smil_shh, whole genome shotgun sequence genomic DNA includes:
- the LOC131018994 gene encoding pectinesterase-like, whose protein sequence is MNEATDALDHIKQQQPKSSNARERAALSDCSQFYDLSITHLNQSLDPDLDSTPFDVQIWLSAALTNLDNCKTTMSEQNVTHPLFLNNKASQLISSGLAINAQLIKDSREDLLSWFPDEDVLSLPDLARDDTIIVVAQDGSGEFRSIKEALDAYHTRKGNGRFVIHVKQGTYRENVEINREMSNVMLAGDGIGKSIITGDRSARSGFSTRESATVKVMGDGFVARDMTFRNTAGPDGGQAVALLSSSDRSAYYRCAFEGYQDTLWVDVNRQFYQECLIYGTIDFIFGNAAAVIQNSVIYGRAPRRGQSVVITAQGRTERNQPTGLSIINCRFKADPEQKQAVRGLKAYLGRPWRDYARVVYMRSYLDGMVDPVGWMDWGQKSETVYYAEYGNYGPGSPTKMRVRWSGFRVIKDIREAQKFCVANFIAGLKWLPHTGVPFSAGL, encoded by the exons ATGAACGAGGCCACGGATGCGCTGGATCACATAAAACAGCAGCAGCCCAAATCCTCCAACGCGCGCGAACGCGCCGCCCTCTCCGACTGCTCGCAGTTCTACGACCTGTCGATCACGCATTTGAACCAAAGCTTAGACCCCGACCTCGACTCCACTCCTTTCGACGTCCAGATTTGGCTAAGCGCCGCGCTAACAAACCTCGACAACTGCAAGACCACCATGAGCGAGCAGAACGTCACGCATCCGCTCTTCCTCAACAACAAGGCCTCGCAGCTGATCAGCAGCGGCCTCGCCATCAACGCCCAGCTCATCAAGGATAGCCGCGAAGATCTCCTTAGCTGGTTCCCCGATGAAGATGTGCTGAGCTTGCCAGACCTGGCAAGAGATGATACTATAATCGTGGTGGCGCAGGATGGATCTGGGGAATTCCGCAGCATCAAGGAAGCCCTCGACGCTTATCACACAAGGAAAGGTAATGGGAGATTTGTGATCCACGTTAAGCAAGGGACGTATCGTGAGAATGTCGAGATCAATCGAGAGATGAGCAACGTGATGCTGGCCGGAGATGGCATCGGAAAAAGCATCATCACCGGGGATAGAAGCGCACGCTCAGGATTCAGCACCAGGGAGTCTGCAACTGTCA AGGTGATGGGGGACGGATTCGTGGCGCGAGACATGACATTCAGGAACACAGCGGGGCCAGACGGGGGCCAGGCGGTGGCGCTGCTGTCGAGCTCGGATCGATCAGCCTACTACCGGTGCGCCTTCGAAGGGTATCAGGACACGCTCTGGGTGGATGTGAACCGCCAGTTCTACCAAGAATGCCTCATATACGGCACCATAGACTTCATATTCGGGAACGCCGCGGCGGTGATCCAAAACAGCGTAATCTACGGGAGGGCGCCGCGGCGGGGGCAGTCAGTAGTGATCACTGCGCAAGGGAGGACGGAGAGGAACCAGCCGACCGGATTGTCGATCATAAACTGCAGGTTTAAGGCGGACCCGGAGCAGAAGCAAGCGGTGAGGGGGTTGAAGGCGTATCTGGGACGGCCGTGGAGGGATTACGCGCGAGTAGTGTATATGAGAAGTTATCTGGATGGGATGGTGGATCCGGTGGGGTGGATGGATTGGGGTCAAAAGAGTGAGACGGTGTACTACGCCGAGTATGGCAACTACGGGCCGGGCTCTCCCACCAAGATGAGAGTCAGATGGTCGGGTTTCAGAGTGATAAAGGATATTCGTGAAGCCCAAAAGTTCTGTGTGGCTAACTTCATAGCTGGTCTCAAATGGCTGCCGCATACTGGGGTGCCCTTTTCTGCTGGCTTATAA